The proteins below come from a single Cottoperca gobio chromosome 11, fCotGob3.1, whole genome shotgun sequence genomic window:
- the med10 gene encoding mediator of RNA polymerase II transcription subunit 10 has product MAEKFDNLEEHLEKFIENIRQLGIIVSDFQPSSQAGLNQKLNFMISGLQDIEKCRQQLHEINVPLEVFEYIDQGRNPQLYTKECLERALARNEQVKGKIDTMTKFKSLLISELGKVFPEEMVKYKAIHGEDAPS; this is encoded by the exons ATGGCTGAAAAATTTGATAATCTGGAGGAGCATCTGGAGAAATTTATCGAGAATATTCGACAGTTGGGAATCATCGTCAGCGACTTCCAGCCGAGCAGCCAAGCAGGGCTCAACCAGAAACT AAATTTCATGATATCTGGACTGCAGGACATCGAGAAGTGCCGTCAACAGCTCCATGAGATCAACGTCCCGCTGGAGGTCTTTGA ATACATTGACCAAGGTCGAAATCCTCAGCTGTACACCAAGGAATGTCTGGAGAGAGCCTTGGCGAGGAACGAGCAGGTCAAAGGGAAGATTGATACTATGACG AAATTCAAGAGCCTTTTAATCTCCGAGCTCGGCAAAGTCTTTCCAGAGGAAATGGTCAAGTATAAGGCCATACACGGGGAAGATGCCCCCTCCTAG